The Stratiformator vulcanicus genome has a segment encoding these proteins:
- a CDS encoding acyl carrier protein has product MSREQIRQVIIEILERIAPDEDLSDLDDSVSFREQMELDSMDFLDIVMELRKQYRVQIPEEDYPQLASMNSTVDYLEPKLADVQPA; this is encoded by the coding sequence ATGAGCCGTGAGCAGATTCGTCAGGTGATCATCGAAATTTTGGAGCGGATCGCCCCGGACGAAGACCTGAGCGACCTGGATGATTCCGTCTCCTTCCGCGAGCAGATGGAACTCGACAGCATGGATTTCCTCGACATCGTCATGGAACTCCGCAAGCAATATCGTGTGCAGATTCCCGAAGAGGACTATCCGCAGCTCGCTTCGATGAACAGCACCGTCGACTATCTGGAACCGAAGCTGGCCGACGTGCAGCCTGCCTGA
- a CDS encoding beta-ketoacyl-[acyl-carrier-protein] synthase family protein: MTEPSADRDRIVITGIGLTSPNGNTLDEYRANLLRGESGVQPFETRYMPPVIAGVCDFDALKYQKRKEIRRGTRAGSVAVYCANEAVRDSGLDWENVQKNRVGVYIGITEHGNVETENEIYEISQFDYDTKVWSHHHNPRTVANNAAGEVTLSLRSTGPHLTIGAACAAGNAGFIQGVQMLRLGEVDLAIAGGVSESIHTFGIFASFQAQGALAHHEDPALACRPFDAKRNGIVVAEGGGLVTLERLSDAKARGARIYGEIVGYAMNSDAKDFVLPDRHSQEACVRLAMERAQLGPEDIQIVSSHATATEQGDIEEATALGAVFGDSPKTHINNTKSFIGHAMGAAGALELLGNLPSFQDEVVHATINLDEQDSRCPLENVVANEPRRIGRVDHILNNSFGMLGINSVVIVRRPPE; this comes from the coding sequence ATGACGGAACCTTCTGCCGATCGTGACCGGATCGTAATTACCGGTATCGGACTGACATCGCCGAACGGCAACACGCTGGACGAGTACCGCGCGAATCTGCTCCGCGGTGAGTCGGGCGTCCAACCGTTCGAAACCCGCTACATGCCGCCGGTCATCGCGGGCGTGTGTGATTTTGATGCGCTGAAATACCAGAAACGCAAAGAGATCCGCCGCGGTACGCGCGCGGGCTCGGTGGCCGTCTATTGTGCAAACGAGGCGGTCCGCGACAGCGGTCTTGATTGGGAAAACGTTCAAAAGAACCGTGTCGGCGTCTACATCGGCATTACCGAGCACGGCAACGTCGAGACCGAAAACGAGATCTACGAGATCTCCCAATTCGATTACGACACGAAGGTCTGGTCGCACCACCACAACCCCCGGACGGTCGCCAACAACGCGGCTGGTGAAGTCACGCTGAGCCTGCGGTCGACCGGACCGCACCTCACGATCGGCGCGGCGTGCGCGGCAGGGAATGCCGGGTTTATTCAAGGCGTGCAGATGCTACGGCTCGGCGAGGTCGATCTCGCGATCGCCGGGGGCGTCTCGGAGAGTATTCACACGTTCGGCATTTTCGCGAGCTTTCAGGCACAGGGGGCACTGGCCCATCACGAAGACCCGGCCCTGGCCTGTCGGCCGTTCGACGCGAAGCGCAACGGAATCGTGGTTGCTGAGGGAGGCGGGCTCGTCACGTTGGAGCGGCTCTCAGACGCGAAGGCCCGCGGGGCGAGAATTTACGGCGAAATTGTCGGCTACGCGATGAATTCCGACGCGAAAGACTTTGTGCTCCCGGACCGCCACAGCCAGGAAGCCTGCGTGCGGCTCGCCATGGAGCGAGCGCAACTCGGTCCCGAAGACATCCAGATTGTGAGCAGTCACGCGACAGCCACAGAGCAGGGCGACATCGAGGAAGCCACGGCATTGGGAGCCGTGTTCGGCGATTCTCCGAAGACTCACATCAACAACACGAAGAGTTTTATCGGTCACGCCATGGGGGCGGCCGGTGCTTTGGAACTTCTGGGCAATTTGCCTTCGTTTCAAGACGAGGTGGTCCACGCTACAATCAATCTCGACGAGCAGGACAGCCGGTGTCCGTTGGAGAACGTCGTGGCGAACGAGCCGCGGCGGATCGGGCGGGTCGACCACATTCTGAACAACTCGTTCGGGATGCTCGGCATCAACTCGGTTGTCATTGTCCGTCGCCCACCCGAATAA